The Brachionichthys hirsutus isolate HB-005 chromosome 1, CSIRO-AGI_Bhir_v1, whole genome shotgun sequence genome has a window encoding:
- the LOC137900321 gene encoding neuronal acetylcholine receptor subunit alpha-7-like: MDLHALLLFLAVTASTLEVSLQGPHQLRLYQDLMADYNELVRPVANDSQPLTVSVGLNLMQILDVDETTQILTTNIWLQMYWDNDYLQWNPSEYPGVNNLRFPDNLIWKPDIVLFNSADERLDSTFHTNILVNSSGSCSYVPPGIFRSICSIDVRWFPFDVQRCELKFGSWTHGAISLDLKMIEADITGYTANAEWELVEVPGQINQRSYDCCEDMYPEVTFTIVMRRRTLYYSLNLLVPSILISTLALLVFLLPADSGEKISLGITVLLSLTIFMMLVSGVMPATSESVPLIAQYFAAIMVIVALSVIATVLVLRCHHHDPDGSKMPEWIRVILLNWCAWFLCMKRPGEEGVDSACLAEAHRSGPSSMELSPSAPAPQSTSDIPRQDQDKDKSMCNEWKFAASVIDRLCLVAFSLVTIFCTVGILTSAPTL, translated from the exons ATGGACTTGCACGCTCTCCTGTTGTTTCTCGCGGTCACCGCATCAACCCTGGAAG TTTCTCTTCAAGGGCCGCACCAGCTCAGGCTTTACCAAGACCTGATGGCTGACTACAACGAACTGGTTCGACCCGTCGCAAATGACTCCCAGCCTCTCACTGTTAGCGTCGGTTTAAACCTCATGCAGATCCTGGATGTG GATGAGACGACCCAGATCTTAACGACTAACATTTGGCTGCAAATG TACTGGGACAATGATTACCTCCAGTGGAATCCGTCAGAGTATCCAGGCGTGAACAACTTAAGGTTTCCAGATAACCTCATCTGGAAGCCGGACATTGTGCTGTTTAACAG CGCTGATGAAAGACTGGATTCTACCTTCCACACCAACATCTTGGTGAACTCTTCAGGCTCCTGCTCCTACGTACCTCCAG GGATCTTCAGGAGCATCTGCTCCATTGATGTGCGCTGGTTCCCTTTTGACGTCCAGAGGTGCGAGCTGAAGTTTGGCTCCTGGACACACGGAGCCATTTCTCTGGATCTAAAGATGATAGAAGCAGACATCACCGGCTACACCGCCAACGCAGAGTGGGAACTCGTCG AAGTTCCAGGACAGATAAACCAGCGTTCCTATGATTGCTGCGAGGATATGTATCCTGAGGTCACCTTCACCATCGTGATGCGGAGGCGGACCCTCTACTACAGCCTCAACCTGCTGGTCCCATCCATTCTGATCTCCACCCTGGCCCTGCTCGTCTTCCTTCTGCCTGCTGACTCCGGGGAGAAGATCTCACTgg GCATCACCGTTCTGCTCTCCCTGACTATCTTCATGATGCTGGTTTCAGGGGTTATGCCTGCCACATCAGAATCGGTGCCTTTGATAG CTCAGTACTTTGCCGCCATCATGGTCATTGTTGCTTTGTCAGTGATCGCCACAGTTTTGGTCTTACGATGCCACCACCACGACCCTGATGGAAGTAAGATGCCTGAGTGG ATCCGTGTGATCCTGCTGAACTGGTGTGCCTGGTTCCTGTGCATGAAGCGTCCCGGTGAGGAGGGAGTGGATTCAGCGTGTCTTGCCGAGGCTCACAGGAGCGGCCCCTCCAGCATGGAGCTCAGTCCGAGTGCCCCAGCCCCACAATCCACCAGCGACATCCCAAGACAAGACCAAGACAAGGACAAGTCTATGTGCAATGAGTGGAAATTTGCTGCTTCGGTCATCGACAGGCTTTGTCTCGTGGCTTTCTCACTCGTCACTATCTTCTGCACTGTTGGGATCCTCACGTCAGCACCCACGTTGTAG